ttttacAATAGCACATACATTTAGACCCCATCATCAGGTAGCTATGCCCTTTTTATCTTGCTGCTGAAAGCCTTATAGCTTCTTGATCAAGGGTTGAATATTCAGCAGTCCAAACAAACTGGTGAGACATGAGTTGATTACTAACCTCTTCTTCATTATTATGTTGCTCCAATTCATTCCATCTCTCTTGCAAACCCACTCCTTGAAGCATTTTCACTATCTCTGACATTGTGGGACGCTCCTCTGGGTAGTTTCTTGTGCAAAGCAATGCAACATGAATTATTCTCTCTACTTCCTCTGAATCATATGTCTCTAGGTTTCTATCTACTATGTCCTTCACCCTGTCTTCCTTCAATAGTTTTTTTATCTGTTTCCATAacattcatcaacataaaaggtAAACAAGTTAACTGAACTAAAATTTCATTTTGGGTGTCGACTTTGTATGCACGATTTATTTTAGTCCTTAACGTTTTGAAATCACTGTTTTGGTTATCGATATTGCACTACTTAATCTATCATTTCAGTCTCATCGTTGTGAATTAGCTAATGTGTCACGTTATCATGACCACGTGACGCGCCATGATATTGTAACAGGTTAGCAAATTTGTAACCATGGACCTTAAAATAACTACTAGTACACAGTTTCAAGGACCAAAATGCTAATTTTAAATTGTTGAGGACTAAAAAGAATTATACTTACAAAATCAATGGCCAAATAAAATTTTGTTCAtccacttatttttctattcaaaacCTCAAGTTATAGAGAATCAATTAAGTAGAACTAAGATCAACACCACCTATGTAAGAGGATATATGTCAAATCTAAGCAGGTAGTaaagttaattaaataatgataaaGCAGGTGTGATTCAGACATTACATGATCAAGCAGAAgaacatcctcctcctcctcttgaaGCCGAAATAAGTCAACGGCACGTTGACCGGTGACCAATTCAAGAAGTGTTATACCATATCCAAACACATCAGTCTTCTCTGATGATTTTCCGGTGCACAAGTATTCTGGTGCTATATGACCCATTGTGCCTCTCACTTGAGTAGTAACATGAGTCACCCTTGTATCAACAAGTTTAGCTAGGCCAAAGTCTCCAAGAACAGCTTCAAAGTTATCATCTAACAAAATATTTGCGGCTTTCAAATCACGGTGAATTATCTTAGGGTTGCATTGATTATGTAAATAATCTAATCCATGTGCTGTGCCAAATGCCACATTTTTCCTCATTGCCCAGTCTAAACCTTTCTCACCTTCTTTTAAATCTGATGCAATATATAGATACACAAATGTGTTACAATCCAATATGATTTACCTTGAAGTTTGAACCTACATGATGATGTAGATAACTGCCATATATTAGGGGTAAAATGTCAATTTACCTCTCAATTGATATGCTACACTTCTATTTTCCATGAAAGGGTACACTAGGATTCTTTCAGCTGAGGTTGTACAGTATCCAATTAATCTTAGCAGATTCTTATGAACTGCAACACTTATAAGTTGAACTTCTCTTTGGAATGCAGCTTCTCCACCAGGAGCCTGATAATCGGCGAGGCGTTTCACGGCCACTTTTGTGCCATCTGAGAGTACTCCTTTATAAACTTTTCCAAATCCTCCTGTGCCAATTACATTGCTTTTGCTGAAATTTTTAGTCGCGTGTTGCAGTTCACGCCATGAAAATCTTCTCAGTTGCCAAAAGGAAATTTGGCTCTCATCTTCACCTGCAAATTTCACAAGGTACTTAACTTCTGTTATAAGTTTTCTAGATGCCATCACATTTATGATGCTTTGAAGGTATCTAAAATCATTCATATACATATATGTGCACAAATGTTATTTtgcattttaattaataattaacagAGGCATATTATAGGCTGACAATTTAGTTAACAAAATTTTAGTATGTGAAAATTCCATTTCTAATAATGTGGATATGTGAAATTTTATAAAGAAGTGTCTTTCAAGTATCATGTGCTTGTTTCATTCTTTCGGGACAAAATTATCGGCATTTCAAACTTTATTAGCAGATAAATTTGTGGTTTACTTGTTATTAATGTGTGCTATGAGAAAAGAAACTTGCATTGAAgggaatgcttttttttttttcttacctGAAACATCAAAAAAGACATCAGTTTTATGTCTGTGCATGTGATGGTATCTATATACAAAGATAGCCCCAAGAATTATCAGTGCAAATAAACCACAACTTGCAAAACCAACAATCTTTACAAGTTTTGGTTTGTTGGTTGAACCTGCAATAAGAGGGAAAAATATAAGcacctcttcttctttcttaaaCATTAGTTAAAGCTATGTGGACAAAACATAGCAGTTTATGCAAACAAACCAGAAAGTGAAGGTTTAGAAGCACAAGGCTGATCCAAGCTAGAGCCGCAACGAAGAAGTGTGTTCGAAaaactgaaaattaaaattcaataaaaatgaaGATTAGAGGGACATTAATTGAAAGTCAGAAAATACTCAGCAAGTTGTATATGAAGCTGTAATGAGATTTACTTAAATATTGGAAATGAAAAGAGTGGCATTGGGACAGTTCCAGTAAGACCATTAGATGAAAGATCCCTGTGAAACAAAAaacatttataaaatatatagaagCGCCATTGTGTATACAATATAAGGATAAGTTTCATGCAATCAAGAATAGTGTTCTTACAATTCTGCCAATCCAGTAAGGTTTGCAATTGTATCTGGAATATGTCCAGATAACTCATTCCCTTTCAACAACCTGGATCACAAATGAGATCATCACGTGAGAAACTCGTTCTAGTACTACCTCCGGTTACAATAACTTtcattttaactttttatttagtACATTCATAAATTTATGTATCTTGATACAGATTGTATTGATGTTATTGTGAATTGGAAGGAGCATCCTTTTTAGACATTAAGGAGGAAAAGGCCTTTGGAAAAGTACAGATGCTTTAGACTCGAAAGTCTGCCCCAAGTAGCCGGGACAGAACCTCTGAAATTATTTTCAGCAAGATTAAGATATTCGAGGCGCGTTAAATTGGCGATGTAGTCAGGTAAAGGGCCTGCAAGATTGTTGTCCTGCAACTCCCTGCATGTAGAAAGAGTATCCCACCAGGTTACTTTTATGTACCAATAAGTCAATAACATTtgatcaaacacttggtgagcacTTTATATATGAACAATAACATTTATAGCATACAGGAAAATGTacttgagataagttatggtAATCTGATTCTTGGATTCGTACAATATCAGAATTATCAAATCTCATTAAAAATGTGAATCTATGACAGTAACAACATACAAGCTAACCAAGTATTTCAATTTGGCAATTGAGGGAGAAAGTGTTCCAGAAAATCCTTTTGATGCCAAGTTCCTGCAAGAAGAAACTAATGCATTGTCAAAACtcagaataagaaaaagaaagggaacacaaaaaaaaaaatgaatatatatacAGATTTTGAACCTACAGAGATATAACATGTTTGTTGCTACAATCAACATTAGACCAACTATAGCAGGGGCTCACAAAAAAACTATTCCAATCTTTAATTTGATTGTTGGAATCATTGAGGGCCCTCAGAAATTCAATCAATGCTTCCCctgtatatatatatgaacatcCAAAATTGATAAGTGTTAACATAAATATGGATGAATTAATCATATCTTTATAATTTGTAATTCAATTAATACATCAGTGTATGACTTATAATGTATGCTGAGAACGCTAATAATTTTTCATTAAGAATTTAACTTACGTggacaaatttaattaattacctTCCACATCAGGATCTGTGATTGGATAACTGTGCCTCAATACACTCAGAAATATCAACCAACTTGAAAATATTTTGAGTTGAAACATATTAGAAACTTCGCctgaaaaaattagaaaaaatcagCTTAGTTAAATTAGAGGTTCCAAGAGGATTAAAAAAgttgacaaatttttttattaagattaaCTATTtcaaacacaaaaaattaaacaagGTAATGATTTGATAAAATAATACAAGTTTTCATGCAACTTATTAGAGTGACAAGTAAATGATTAAATTTATTTGTAACTTTGCAATTTAATGAAATAAATTACAAACTTTGTAACCATGCAAATAAGTACTTCAATTCATTGATGAGAATCAGTATCAGCATAGATATGAAAGTGACAAAACTTATATTACCAGTTTGAGTCAAATATTATGCTTGaatttgcagaagaagaagaagcagcagcaaagagtagaatgaatgaatgatgCAACAAAGATCAAAGTGATAAATTGAGTCACCTGAGGTATATGGTTGTTGGTTGAGTGCATAATAGGGGACCCACATGCCAATGACAAAAACCGAATCataactaaatttaaatatatacaaattcaaGTTTAACACCTAGCCTacacataaaattaaaattaattgttctatataattttactaaatttataattaagtttttatatttttttatttgagaatTTATATTGCttctaattttgtaattaggattttttatgtcaaaaatattaaaattaacggaatatttatctcaaaaaatatgcagaaaatgttttaattaggtttttaattataaatactttcAATTTATAAAAGAATATTCAGTTAATTCTAATATCTTTTAGACTAAAAAAAggatctaattacaaattaaaaatagtgtaagaacttaattaaaaggaaaaagatataaaaatctaattacaaaattggTAAGTAtagaccaatagaataattaaagttaaaaaaaattaataatactattCCCACACCTTACACTTTTggtatttgtataaaaatatagatattattaattaattaattagatatttaaattattatttaattaataaaaaagtacttGGTAATTATTAAGAAAACACTAATATTAATTGAGGAGTGTTAGGACCAGcacttttgttaaattctggttagcatttaaccatcaaaagaaaattaaataattctacttttacaccattaaaaatatcattaatgaCTAAAAACTACAAAATCTGCTAGTCCCTTGAACTTTctcatattaattattataaaagatacagacgaaatgaaattgaaaaaagaaaattgttagaATTAAAACTAGATGCATAATATAGTTTAGATTTTGCTTAAAAAGTTAGAAACACTTGTTAACTTTTTTCAAAAGAAACTTAAGTTTTGTATTAGAAATTAGAAAATCTAAGGGCTTgtttggttttttattttatttcttgttcttatttttagtatttcttagttttagatgttttaatgaaaaagtaaataattaaaaaaagaaaatattgaaaataaaagtatgaataaaatattttcaatgtattaaataatagaaaatataaaattatccctttttttaatattctcaataGGTATCAAAAGAATATTTATGAACAAAATCATTATTGTATTATACATTATTTAGGGCATATCTAAATAAAGTATCACACATTAGACATAAGAGTTGAAACATAAAGTATTGACTTACAAGGAAGGTGAACTCTAAATAAAGGGAAACCGAGAACatgttcttttctttgtttttcactttttcctttgaaaaaGTTGAAAACAAAATGGGATTTTATTTAGTTATAGTGAGAGGGTGAATGGGCATTAGTAGTGGGCGAGAATGAGAATCCCACTAAacttgagtgatttttattttgACCTGTGAATCCACTGAACGGTGGATAAAAATCtagtgaatcacacttttcatactttagattttatttttgataaaaggATAAATTTTTACGTCTCTTCAATATAAAAAACTTTTTGACTGTCTTAAATCATCTATGTTATTGTCAATCATAAAATTTGTGAACTCATAAAACTCATAAATCATCTATGGAACCGGGAGATTAAACATAAATTTTAGAGAAGCAAATAGTTGTGTGGATAAGGTCCTGGGTAcaattcatattttttataatttacttTAGATTGTTTGTTTGGACGTTGGATTTATTGtttatcaaaaaatataaaaaaaattgttattattattgttatattaataaaaataattattttttatatttattctgtGAATTTTATGGTTGATATTATTGGAatgattttttctttaaaatggtttctatttattttttttttttgggcgttcaatctattacttataaaaaaaactttttcattattattgttatgttagtaaaaataattattttttatatttattctatgACTGATTATCTAAAATATTGTTTTATAATTGATGTCATTGGATGATTTTTTTCCTAAAGTGGTTTCTATTTAGTTTGCTTTTTGGGCCTTTGACCCATTGcttatcaaaaaatataaaaaactttattattattattatattaataaaaataattatttttatatttattctgtaaatgattatttaaaatattaagtaTAATTAGATAATTCTGTATActgttttaatatattaaaattacacTGTTATAATTGAAAtgaatgaaaattatttttttatttattatactcttctatattttttttcttatcataCATACCTCATAGTGATTCAAAGTAAATAAAGTTATTTTAGCTCCTATCTTTTATGTGTATTTAGAAATAGAGTTAATAGTtgaattagtttttaaaagataaggcattttttaaattcatctctgaaagattttttcaattaaattgatcttttaaagattatttcattcataatttttgtCAACGATTGATGATGTAAAATATTAACTGAAAGTATATATGACAcataacatgttcaattagaCGTTAACTAAATATGTTTacgaaaatttatcaatttagtcACTAGGTCATATTAGGAATAAGATttgtataattaaaaaatgataaaattaataaatttttataaatatatttggtcAATATCTAATTAAACATATTAGGTATTATATATGTTAATAATTGACATTTTACAACattactttttgaaaaaaaatgtaaatggaATGACTGAaagacaaatatgattaattcgtaatctttgaaagatcaatttaatttaaaaaaaattttaaaaataaatttaaaaaatatcttatttttttaaagactaatttgactattaacccttTAAAAATACAGGAAAAATACTTTGAAGGTAGGCTGTAaccaaatataaattaaagtatcTCAATCTATTTATATATTGATATGTTACTACATGTCATGGAAtggatgaattttttttttgttaatctggATAGATATCTTGTTTTgtctaataataaaataaatataaattatatattaacatCATATACGAATTTTATGCAGCTGTAACATACAAATGCTCCATGTTACTTTATCATGTGATGATGATGAGAATCCGAATGAAAAAGCATGTATTTGTGGTGTAGTTTTGATCGAATAACGATATTGGTAGCTTCAACTTCAACGTGAATATGATTGGACTGTTTTCTTTACttgcaaataattttaaaaaatcaattttccaaataaaaatatataaaaattaacaacatatttatatttatagtcaaattttataaaataatatcaaactagatttataatcaaaatataaataagaaaatataaaaatataataataattaaattttagtatccgtactaaaatttgattattttgctATTAAAAATCtgattattctattaaaaaatattttaattattttagtaatttattataataatgaaaatgtataaaacatgtataaatatatacaaagacCTAATATATCTAATTTAGTGGCTAATTTCtaatgtttataattttttatgcgatcttatgtattttcatgaAAAGGCCGATTCATCAAACATCAATCATCAtgctttttaaaaagaaaaaagcagtCCACAAATACTTTATTAGACGTATATAAAGGGTCGATTTAACCTCACTCAAGGATAAATTGCTGAAGACACCCTCACTTTAGACTTTACCTTATGTATTTAGGGCTTAGgactttatattaaatattaatagacCTATCTTGTGATGAACTAGGGTAGGACCCACAGAGGAGTTGAAAAAAGAATACTACTTTTTccgttttaaaatatttgattatttgttactttaaatttttgttatattaaaaatttaacatatatatatatatatatatatatatatatatatatatatatatatcaaactttcagtttattaaatttttaaggtgataataatattttaaagaaaaagaacactaaattaaattattttattagtttatcaACCATTTTTTTAATGATGCAAAGGTAAATTTGGAAACAGAACAACAAAATTAATCGTTGACACTCTTTCAAATGTTGATGGATAAAATGAGAAAATTTATATaggataaagtattaaattcgtctttatgtttgggtataattttattttgatatttgaaatttaaaatgtcttatttaaattaaaaagattttatttaagTTTAATGTAGTTTCACCATgaagtcaaagttaaataattaacgaaatattttatatgatagtaatacaaaaataatttcgATAATTTGTAGAATAAATACAAGTTCCAAAGGTACAAAATTAACTgtgaatatattaatatatttatttattatttttcttaattttataaaaaatatttcatttaatttataagaaaaataataaataaatgtatttatGCATCTACCGTTAACTTTTTTGTCTCTAGAACTTATATTTATTCTCTAGATTATCAACTGCTATGTAGgacatttatttaattatttaactttaatttaacggtgggactacattgaacttaaataaatttttttagattcaaatagaacattttaaactttaaaaactaAAACAGAATTACATAAgtgaccaatttaatactttatccaTTTATATATTAATGATgtttaacatatttaaaaatattagagagaaaattcaattaaaaaaaacacTGTGATTGTGTTAACTGTTATCGGAAGCTCTACCGCTGCGGACAGAAATGCTACTAGACTGATGCTTAACTTTTTAAATATAAGTGCTTTTTTTTTTAGATAAgaacaaatattatttatttattaaataataaaaaattataaaaaactgaattttatttatccaaaattaattaattttttattataaaaatttttattttttaaaaaattaaaaatttaaaataaataaataaaataatttaaaaaaattaggaatGGTATTTAATTTGTCTCTCAACATAAAAATCAACTACTTTCTTAATTCGATTCACCTTAACCTAAGCTTAATAAAAGTTCTTTATTTGTTAGATAAACAGCAAAGAAAGTAACCTATTTTTAGATACTATGTTTTgatactatatatttttttaaatttttatttttgttaatttttttatcaataagaattttaaaatttttagctaaaaatttttttatatcatattataataatatttttcttagaaACTCAAACTCATAAAAAACGCACTTAACATATCTTTTAAagctgttttttaaatttttgctattttttatatatatattatggaaaaagcaatttttcttcaatatcagTTGATTACAACAAAATActactaaataattaaaaaaataaaataatataataaaaaataaataattaattgtaATCAAAcgagaaataaaatatattataatctcTAGAGACGTCAATTTTCTTGAATTTTGTAGTTAAATCAACATTTTTTGGAGAATTGTAAAATTGATCCCAAGTTATATTCTGTTGgattaaaattttgtaaagtGAGAGTTAGTAAAATAGTAAGACATGTATTTGATGAAAGTTACAAAATCAATAATgatctaattaataatttattttactattttttaaattttttattttagagaatctaaatttattatgatttaaCAAGTAACAGAATTTAAAAGAAaacgtaaatttttattttttagaaataataaatattacccagcccatttgaaattttttttttttaatttaaatagtaaaaatttaGTACTTCCAGCAATACGTAAAagccaaaaattataaaaaaatatttggacaTATAACTACTACTTAATTTTATCAATTAAGGTGGGTgaagaaaattgatttttgattttCAATTAACACACTTTTTGTATGAGGGTATTGTAAAatgggttttatttttttttttaaataagtccCATTTTGCAATAAAAGGTAGATAAATGAGAGAGTTTTGATTGCCCTAAAAATCCAATGTGGTAATGCAAAATGTGTTGGGAACTCTCAATGCAAACTCTTTTTTGTTGCAAAATTTCCACTGATTTTGCAATACCACCATGATGTTGTTTTATTCACACAAATCATGCCTCACTTTGCAACCCCACTTTGGAATTAGTTTGGATACCAAAAGCAAAATTCATTTGGTAATATCTCATTGGGGTTTTAAAGTAATTAAATTCTCTCTCATTTTTCCAAACTCTATTCTGAAATGTGATTTATTTTGCATAAGAAAGTTCAACCCATTTCACAATACCCCCATACGAAATGTGTGTTGAATTGTTTATTGAAAACCAAAACTCAGGTCTCTACACCCTCACACAAAATGCGCATTAAACCATGCACATATTAGAACAtctctaattctatttttaattccaTATAATATTACATAAGTATTTGTGACTATAcgtcataaaaattaatttaaaatttaatataaaattcgtcattctaatatttaatttcatttcaatttaatAACACTACATAATAAGGTTATAATATtcatttaatgaatttaataaatatacaaataatagtattttattagtctttattcaAGATGATACAGTATCTCATTATTGATATCAGTATCATTTCAAATATTGtatttaatacaaatttaaattttaaaatacccaaaaaatatcTTATTGAAAATTGCTCTTAAAATATTGCAAAATGGTCCCAGTTGTATTTTCAAAACAACTTCTCtcatattttgtgtatttttgcaaataatgaattatttatttatttaaataaaaagctttttttaaaattaatgataatgttttaatattttttagtaatatgattaatttagtcaaaattaTTTAATTGCATATATTcgtttataaaagataaaatttttataaatttaaaaaaaatcaataacaataatatattaattttagcaaattttatagaaatattatgttttaattttttaaatgaaattccttataacatatttaattgcatatactctttctgtttattttttattttagctaaacacatttattttaaaaatgttaaaataagaaatcatctaaaaaattattgaatattctattattaatataaaaagaataGTAAAATAGTTTTAAATATATTTGTTACACTAAcattatataaaatttacatcaaattcattaattaatgtaataatttaataatcacTATAtatagaaaaacaagaaaaagagagacttttgttttctttataaAAGTAATATCAgagaatcaatatttttaatatcaGTTACTTTTTTTaggataattttatttattgagaaACAAAAAATTGGTTGCTATACAGGATACAGCCTGTActttctattttttcataaaaaaaaagccaaataaaagagTAGAAACTAGAAagagaaacttttttttttccttttcttacaTTTATTTTCATTTAGAGAGAAGATTTTCTACCTAGTCAACGGTCAAACCTCACAATTCACTACCACACTACGAGTGTGGTTTTCGGCTTTTCGCTTTCACTTGTCACTCTTCTTCTGTAATCTGTACTTCATCTATCaatattcttcaaaaaaaaaaaaaaaaaaaacacgtaaAGGTTACCGAGTTTCTTCAATCTGCAACTCTCTGTTGAAAATTAGGGTTCAGGTTAGCTACATGTACCAACTTTTTAAAGtgcttctttttgtttctttgtacTAACATGGTTGCTGCTAACACCTTTTCCCTTATATTCTTTTCTGTTTTCAAGTTTCTCATCTTCATCCTTATATCATatgataatcataaaataatctgAACTGTTTTATATAAAAAGTAATGTAATCACTAATTTGTCTTTGAGCTAAAGTAAGTAGTATCCTGTAACCATGAAACAATGTTATAGAGATTTGAAAGGGGGGAAAATAATTTGCTAGAAAAATTCATCTTACCCCCATAACCTGTTTGTTAAAATGTCAGTCATACTGGTCTCTAATTTTTTATCACTTTCACTTTCTTTTGTGTGAGAAAAGACTTTTtggttttcttttctatttttaattgataTGATGGCTaaaggtgtttttttttttttttggttagggAAGATGGGTTCTTGGTAGTGTTTGAAAACTGTAAAGTCAAGacaaagaataaagaagaaagaaagtgtgAATTTTTTGTCTAGAGAAGTACAAATGGATAGCAAGAAGAGGAGAAGGACATTGGAGAAGAATAAGGACCTTGCAACTGCTAATGAAGAAAGTTCAATGGATTCTTACAGCGCCCTTTTAAGACACATGGAGGAACCATCTAGTTCAAAGAGTGGTAATAGAAAAAAAGGACTGGAGCCACTCTGCGAAGATGTATACATTAGTGTGAAGAGTCCATTCGATTGTCTTGCAGCAGAGGAAGATGACACTTCTACTGAAGAAGATTACAGGTATTGGTTGGATTATATTTTCGTTCCTCAGGAAGACGAGGAGGATGATGGTGTTTTCGTTCCTCGGGAAGACGAGGAGGATGATGGTGATAGCTTATTGGTTAATGTGGCTGAGGAACCCCTGATTGGAGGTGTGGCTGAAGATCCCCAGATTGGAGATGTGGCTGAAGATCCCCAGTAcaaattatttttggataatgTGAAGGCTCGTGGAACATGCTATGTGATTGAGATCCCTGAGCAAAATATTTGTATAGAATACCCTGATGTGGCTCTTACTGTGGCTTCTGAGGCACAAAATAATGTTGGTAACTATACTGGGAAGCGCAGGGGTAGGAAACCAAAAAATTTGAGACAAATAATTGAGGATTCTCATGTTGTGTCTGCAAAGGTACAAAATAATGTTGGTGACTATAGTGGGAAGCGCAGGGGTAGGAAACCAAAAAATTTGAGACAAATAATTGAGGATTCTCATGTTGTGTCTGCAAAGGTACAAAATAATGTTGGTAATTATAGTGGGAAGCGCAGGGGTAGGAAACCAAAAAATTTGAGACAAATAATTGAGGATTCTCATGTTGTGTATCCAAAGGCACAAAATAATGCGGGTGACTATAGCGAGAAGCGCAGGGG
This region of Arachis hypogaea cultivar Tifrunner chromosome 8, arahy.Tifrunner.gnm2.J5K5, whole genome shotgun sequence genomic DNA includes:
- the LOC112707990 gene encoding probable LRR receptor-like serine/threonine-protein kinase At5g63710 isoform X1: MFQLKIFSSWLIFLSVLRHSYPITDPDVEGEALIEFLRALNDSNNQIKDWNSFFVSPCYSWSNVDCSNKHVISLNLASKGFSGTLSPSIAKLKYLVSLELQDNNLAGPLPDYIANLTRLEYLNLAENNFRGSVPATWGRLSSLKHLLLKGNELSGHIPDTIANLTGLAELDLSSNGLTGTVPMPLFSFPIFNFSNTLLRCGSSLDQPCASKPSLSGSTNKPKLVKIVGFASCGLFALIILGAIFVYRYHHMHRHKTDVFFDVSGEDESQISFWQLRRFSWRELQHATKNFSKSNVIGTGGFGKVYKGVLSDGTKVAVKRLADYQAPGGEAAFQREVQLISVAVHKNLLRLIGYCTTSAERILVYPFMENRSVAYQLRDLKEGEKGLDWAMRKNVAFGTAHGLDYLHNQCNPKIIHRDLKAANILLDDNFEAVLGDFGLAKLVDTRVTHVTTQVRGTMGHIAPEYLCTGKSSEKTDVFGYGITLLELVTGQRAVDLFRLQEEEEDVLLLDHIKKLLKEDRVKDIVDRNLETYDSEEVERIIHVALLCTRNYPEERPTMSEIVKMLQGVGLQERWNELEQHNNEEEVSNQLMSHQFVWTAEYSTLDQEAIRLSAAR
- the LOC112707990 gene encoding probable LRR receptor-like serine/threonine-protein kinase At5g63710 isoform X3, with amino-acid sequence MIPTIKLKIGIVFLNLASKGFSGTLSPSIAKLKYLVSLELQDNNLAGPLPDYIANLTRLEYLNLAENNFRGSVPATWGRLSSLKHLLLKGNELSGHIPDTIANLTGLAELDLSSNGLTGTVPMPLFSFPIFNFSNTLLRCGSSLDQPCASKPSLSGSTNKPKLVKIVGFASCGLFALIILGAIFVYRYHHMHRHKTDVFFDVSGEDESQISFWQLRRFSWRELQHATKNFSKSNVIGTGGFGKVYKGVLSDGTKVAVKRLADYQAPGGEAAFQREVQLISVAVHKNLLRLIGYCTTSAERILVYPFMENRSVAYQLRDLKEGEKGLDWAMRKNVAFGTAHGLDYLHNQCNPKIIHRDLKAANILLDDNFEAVLGDFGLAKLVDTRVTHVTTQVRGTMGHIAPEYLCTGKSSEKTDVFGYGITLLELVTGQRAVDLFRLQEEEEDVLLLDHIKKLLKEDRVKDIVDRNLETYDSEEVERIIHVALLCTRNYPEERPTMSEIVKMLQGVGLQERWNELEQHNNEEEVSNQLMSHQFVWTAEYSTLDQEAIRLSAAR
- the LOC112707990 gene encoding probable LRR receptor-like serine/threonine-protein kinase At5g63710 isoform X2 is translated as MFQLKIFSSWLIFLSVLRHSYPITDPDVEGEALIEFLRALNDSNNQIKDWNSFFVSPCYSWSNVDCSNKHVISLNLASKGFSGTLSPSIAKLKYLVSLELQDNNLAGPLPDYIANLTRLEYLNLAENNFRGSVPATWGRLSSLKHLLLKGNELSGHIPDTIANLTGLAELDLSSNGLTGTVPMPLFSFPIFNFSNTLLRCGSSLDQPCASKPSLSGSTNKPKLVKIVGFASCGLFALIILGAIFVYRYHHMHRHKTDVFFDVSGEDESQISFWQLRRFSWRELQHATKNFSKSNVIGTGGFGKVYKGVLSDGTKVAVKRLADYQAPGGEAAFQREVQLISVAVHKNLLRLIGYCTTSAERILVYPFMENRSVAYQLRDLKEGEKGLDWAMRKNVAFGTAHGLDYLHNQCNPKIIHRDLKAANILLDDNFEAVLGDFGLAKLVDTRVTHVTTQVRGTMGHIAPEYLCTGKSSEKTDVFGYGITLLELVTGQRAVDLFRLQEEEEDVLLLDHIKKLLKEDRVKDIVDRNLETYDSEEVERIIHVALLCTRNYPEERPTMSEIVKMLQGVGLQERWNELEQHNNEEERKCMHCGF